One window of the Trifolium pratense cultivar HEN17-A07 linkage group LG2, ARS_RC_1.1, whole genome shotgun sequence genome contains the following:
- the LOC123909989 gene encoding pentatricopeptide repeat-containing protein At1g62930, chloroplastic-like isoform X1 has protein sequence MRLRLRLRLRRLCFLSNPSVVIIPFLPFRTLSSHSNSFHPSITYDIDVGNAVSSFCHLLHLHHTPHILQFNKILTSVVKMNHYQTAISLFRHIEIKGIVPSIVTLGIVINCYCHLGQMNLAFSVLGKILKMGYKPDTITLNTLVKGMCLKGEVRKALHFHDKVVAQGFHLDQFSYGILINGLCKMGEISAAMELLRRIQGKLVRPDVVMYSTIIDSLCKDKRVIDAYDLYSEMIGEGILPNDVTYNALIYGYCMVGQFKEAIGMIDEMVLKNIKPNIYTFSILIDALCKEGKMKEAKNVLAVMVKQRVEIDVVTYTSLMDGYVLVNEVNKAKVIFNTMAQRGVVPNVYCYSVMINGLCKIKMIDEAMNLFKEMQSKNIVPSTITYSTLIDGLCKSGRISRAWKLLDEMHDRGQPANVITYHSLMQALCKHHHVDKVIALIKKIKDQGIQPDMYTYNMLIDGLCKEGRLKDAQVMFQDLLIKGYNVTVWTYNIMINGLCLEGLFDEAFAMLQKMEDNGCIPDVVTYQTIIYTLFENNENDHAEKLLREMIARGLL, from the coding sequence ATGAGATTGAGATTGAGATTGAGATTGAGAAGGTTATGTTTTCTCTCTAATCCTTCTGTTGTTATTATTCCCTTTTTACCCTTCAGAACCCTATCATCTCACtccaattctttccatccatCAATTACCTATGATATTGATGTTGGTAATGCCGTTTCTTCATTCTGTCATTTACTCCATTTACATCATACTCCACACATTCTCCAATTCAACAAAATTTTAACTTCAGTTGTTAAGATGAATCATTACCAAACTGCTATTTCCCTTTTTCGACATATCGAAATTAAGGGAATTGTTCCAAGTATTGTTACACTTGGTATTGTTATCAATTGTTATTGTCATCTAGGTCAAATGAATCTTGCATTTTCTGTATTGGGAAAGATTCTCAAAATGGGTTATAAACCCGATACCATAACCTTGAATACACTTGTTAAAGGTATGTGTCTTAAAGGTGAAGTTCGTAAAGCACTTCATTTTCATGATAAAGTTGTTGCACAGGGGTTTCATTTGGATCAATTTAGTTATGGGATCTTGATTAATGGATTGTGTAAAATGGGAGAAATAAGCGCGGCTATGGAGTTGTTGAGACGGATTCAAGGAAAATTGGTAAGGCCGGATGTGGTAATGTATAGTACGATTATAGATAGCTTATGTAAAGATAAACGTGTAATTGATGCTTATGATTTATATTCTGAAATGATTGGGGAGGGGATTTTACCTAATGATGTCACTTACAATGCTTTAATATATGGTTATTGCATGGTTGGTCAATTTAAAGAAGCAATTGGTATGATTGATGAaatggtgttgaaaaatattaaacCAAATATTTATACTTTTAGTATATTGATTGATGCTTTATGTAAAGAAGGAAAGATGAAAGAAGCTAAAAATGTATTAGCTGTGATGGTGAAACAAAGAGTGGAAATAGATGTTGTTACGTATACTTCACTAATGGATGGGTATGTCCTAGTTAATGAAGTCAATAAAGCCAAAGTTATATTCAACACTATGGCCCAGAGAGGAGTGGTGCCCAATGTTTATTGCTATAGTGTCATGATCAATGGGCTATGTAAGATTAAAATGATAGATGAAGCCATGAATCTCTTCAAAGAAATGCAAAGCAAGAATATTGTTCCTAGTACGATAACTTACAGTActcttattgatggtttgtgtaAATCAGGGAGAATCTCTCGTGCTTGGAAGCTTCTTGATGAAATGCATGATAGAGGTCAACCTGCCAATGTAATCACTTACCATTCCTTAATGCAGGCTTTATGTAAACACCATCATGTTGACAAGGTTATTGCAttgattaagaaaattaaagacCAAGGCATTCAACCAGATATGTACACATACAATATGCTTATTGATGGACTATGCAAAGAAGGAAGACTCAAGGACGCACAGGTGATGTTTCAAGATCTTTTGATTAAAGGCTATAATGTAACAGTCTGGACATATAATATTATGATCAACGGTCTTTGTTTAGAGGGCTTGTTTGATGAAGCTTTTGCCATGCTGCAAAAAATGGAAGACAATGGTTGCATTCCTGATGTGGTAACTTATCAAACAATTATTTACACTCTCTTTGAAAATAATGAGAATGATCATGCAGAGAAACTTCTACGTGAAATGATTGCTAGAGGTCTTTTGTAA
- the LOC123911050 gene encoding putative pentatricopeptide repeat-containing protein At1g12700, mitochondrial isoform X2 — protein MEFKGITPNLFTLNILINCYCHLNGQITFSFSVLAKILKLGYQPDTITFNTLMKGLCLSGDVKKALHFRDHVLAKGFQLDHVSYGTLINGLCKMGETRAALQMLREIEGKLVNTNVVMYNTIIDGLCKGKFVTEAYKLYSEMTAKGISPNIVTFNSLINGFCIVGQLKEAFALFDEMVLKNITPDVYTFSTLVDAFCMEGNVKQANNVLAMMMKEGIKPNVVTYNALMDGYCLVNQVNKALDIFNTMADKEVTPNVWSYNIIINGLCKIRMVDEAMNLFEEMQSKKITPDTIAYSSLIDGLCKLGRISHALELVDEMHDRGQPANVITYNSLLHALCKIHHVDKAITLVKKIKDHGIQPDMHTYNVIIDGLCKEGRLEEARVIFQDLLIKGYKITVLTYTIMINGLCLEGLFDEAIALLSKMKDNGCIPDAVTYVTIIRALFENDENDNAKKLLHEMIARGLL, from the coding sequence ATGGAATTCAAGGGGATTACCCCTAACTTATTTACTTTGAACATATTGATCAATTGTTATTGTCACCTAAATGGTCAAAttactttttccttttctgTATTGGCAAAGATTCTCAAGTTGGGTTATCAACCAGATACCATAACCTTCAATACTCTCATGAAAGGTCTATGTCTTAGTGGCGATGTTAAAAAAGCACTGCATTTTCGTGACCATGTGCTGGCAAAAGGATTTCAATTGGATCATGTTAGTTATGGGACTTTGATTAATGGCTTGTGTAAAATGGGGGAAACTAGAGCCGCCCTGCAAATGTTGAGAGAAATTGAAGGGAAATTGGTCAACACCAATGTGGTAATGTATAACACAATCATTGACGGTTTGTGTAAAGGTAAATTTGTAACCGAGGCTTACAagttatattctgaaatgaCCGCAAAGGGAATTTCTCCTAATATTGTCACTTTCAATTCTCTAATCAATGGATTTTGTATTGTTGGTCAACTGAAAGAAGCATTTGCTTTGTTTGATGAAATGGTATTAAAAAACATCACCCCAGATGTATATACTTTTAGTACATTGGTTGATGCATTTTGCATGGAAGGAAATGTGAAACAAGCTAACAATGTGTTGGCTATGATGATGAAAGAAGGTATAAAACCAAATGTTGTTACTTATAATGCTTTAATGGATGGGTATTGCTTAGTTAATCAAGTGAACAAAGCCTTAGATATATTCAACACTATGGCTGATAAGGAAGTGACTCCTAATGTTTGGAGCTACAATATCATAATTAATGGATTATGCAAGATCAGAATGGTGGACGAAGCCATGAATCTCTTTGAAGAAATGCAAAGCAAGAAGATTACACCTGATACAATAGCTTACAGTTctcttattgatggtttgtgcaaATTAGGGAGAATCTCTCATGCATTGGAGCTTGTTGATGAGATGCATGATAGAGGCCAACCTGCCAATGTAATCACGTACAATTCCTTGTTACATGCTTTATGTAAAATCCATCATGTCGACAAGGCAATTACATTAGTCAAGAAAATTAAAGACCATGGCATTCAACCAGATATGCACACATACAATGTAATTATTGATGGACTATGCAAAGAAGGAAGACTTGAAGAAGCACGAGTGATTTTTCAAGATCTTTTGATTAAAGGCTATAAGATAACAGTCTTGACATATACTATTATGATCAACGGTCTTTGTTTAGAGGGATTGTTTGATGAAGCTATTGCCCTGCTGTCGAAAATGAAAGACAATGGTTGCATTCCTGATGCTGTAACTTATGTAACAATTATCCGTGCTCTCTTTGAAAATGATGAGAATGATAATGCAAAGAAACTTCTTCATGAAATGATTGCTAGAGGTCTATTGTAA
- the LOC123911050 gene encoding putative pentatricopeptide repeat-containing protein At1g12700, mitochondrial isoform X1, giving the protein MSFLTLMNRFVYNHISTNTLLRSYSYSVNRFIHNDVHVDNAVSSFHRMLQMPHTPSIYQFTKILGSLVKSKHYTTAISLYRQMEFKGITPNLFTLNILINCYCHLNGQITFSFSVLAKILKLGYQPDTITFNTLMKGLCLSGDVKKALHFRDHVLAKGFQLDHVSYGTLINGLCKMGETRAALQMLREIEGKLVNTNVVMYNTIIDGLCKGKFVTEAYKLYSEMTAKGISPNIVTFNSLINGFCIVGQLKEAFALFDEMVLKNITPDVYTFSTLVDAFCMEGNVKQANNVLAMMMKEGIKPNVVTYNALMDGYCLVNQVNKALDIFNTMADKEVTPNVWSYNIIINGLCKIRMVDEAMNLFEEMQSKKITPDTIAYSSLIDGLCKLGRISHALELVDEMHDRGQPANVITYNSLLHALCKIHHVDKAITLVKKIKDHGIQPDMHTYNVIIDGLCKEGRLEEARVIFQDLLIKGYKITVLTYTIMINGLCLEGLFDEAIALLSKMKDNGCIPDAVTYVTIIRALFENDENDNAKKLLHEMIARGLL; this is encoded by the coding sequence ATGTCATTCTTAACGTTGATGAACAGGTTTGTCTATAATCACATATCCACCAACACACTCTTAAGATCATATTCTTATTCTGTCAATCGATTCATTCACAATGATGTTCATGTTGATAATGCTGTTTCCTCATTTCATCGTATGCTCCAAATGCCCCATACTCCATCCATCTATCAATTTACCAAGATTTTAGGTTCTCTTGTCAAGAGTAAGCATTACACCACTGCCATATCCCTTTACCGTCAAATGGAATTCAAGGGGATTACCCCTAACTTATTTACTTTGAACATATTGATCAATTGTTATTGTCACCTAAATGGTCAAAttactttttccttttctgTATTGGCAAAGATTCTCAAGTTGGGTTATCAACCAGATACCATAACCTTCAATACTCTCATGAAAGGTCTATGTCTTAGTGGCGATGTTAAAAAAGCACTGCATTTTCGTGACCATGTGCTGGCAAAAGGATTTCAATTGGATCATGTTAGTTATGGGACTTTGATTAATGGCTTGTGTAAAATGGGGGAAACTAGAGCCGCCCTGCAAATGTTGAGAGAAATTGAAGGGAAATTGGTCAACACCAATGTGGTAATGTATAACACAATCATTGACGGTTTGTGTAAAGGTAAATTTGTAACCGAGGCTTACAagttatattctgaaatgaCCGCAAAGGGAATTTCTCCTAATATTGTCACTTTCAATTCTCTAATCAATGGATTTTGTATTGTTGGTCAACTGAAAGAAGCATTTGCTTTGTTTGATGAAATGGTATTAAAAAACATCACCCCAGATGTATATACTTTTAGTACATTGGTTGATGCATTTTGCATGGAAGGAAATGTGAAACAAGCTAACAATGTGTTGGCTATGATGATGAAAGAAGGTATAAAACCAAATGTTGTTACTTATAATGCTTTAATGGATGGGTATTGCTTAGTTAATCAAGTGAACAAAGCCTTAGATATATTCAACACTATGGCTGATAAGGAAGTGACTCCTAATGTTTGGAGCTACAATATCATAATTAATGGATTATGCAAGATCAGAATGGTGGACGAAGCCATGAATCTCTTTGAAGAAATGCAAAGCAAGAAGATTACACCTGATACAATAGCTTACAGTTctcttattgatggtttgtgcaaATTAGGGAGAATCTCTCATGCATTGGAGCTTGTTGATGAGATGCATGATAGAGGCCAACCTGCCAATGTAATCACGTACAATTCCTTGTTACATGCTTTATGTAAAATCCATCATGTCGACAAGGCAATTACATTAGTCAAGAAAATTAAAGACCATGGCATTCAACCAGATATGCACACATACAATGTAATTATTGATGGACTATGCAAAGAAGGAAGACTTGAAGAAGCACGAGTGATTTTTCAAGATCTTTTGATTAAAGGCTATAAGATAACAGTCTTGACATATACTATTATGATCAACGGTCTTTGTTTAGAGGGATTGTTTGATGAAGCTATTGCCCTGCTGTCGAAAATGAAAGACAATGGTTGCATTCCTGATGCTGTAACTTATGTAACAATTATCCGTGCTCTCTTTGAAAATGATGAGAATGATAATGCAAAGAAACTTCTTCATGAAATGATTGCTAGAGGTCTATTGTAA
- the LOC123909989 gene encoding pentatricopeptide repeat-containing protein At1g62930, chloroplastic-like isoform X2 gives MRLRLRLRLRRLCFLSNPSVVIIPFLPFRTLSSHSNSFHPSITYDIDVGNAVSSFCHLLHLHHTPHILQFNKILTSVVKMNHYQTAISLFRHIEIKGIVPSIVTLGIVINCYCHLGQMNLAFSVLGKILKMGYKPDTITLNTLVKGMCLKGEVRKALHFHDKVVAQGFHLDQFSYGILINGLCKMGEISAAMELLRRIQGKLVRPDVVMYSTIIDSLCKDKRVIDAYDLYSEMIGEGILPNDVTYNALIYGYCMVGQFKEAIGMIDEMVLKNIKPNIYTFSILIDALCKEGKMKEAKNVLAVMVKQRVEIDVVTYTSLMDGYVLVNEVNKAKVIFNTMAQRGVVPNVYCYSVMINGLCKIKMIDEAMNLFKEMQSKNIVPSTITYSTLIDGLCKSGRISRAWKLLDEMHDRGQPANVITYHSLMQALCKHHHVDKVIALIKKIKDQGIQPDMYTYNMLIDGLCKEGRLKDAQRACLMKLLPCCKKWKTMVAFLMW, from the exons ATGAGATTGAGATTGAGATTGAGATTGAGAAGGTTATGTTTTCTCTCTAATCCTTCTGTTGTTATTATTCCCTTTTTACCCTTCAGAACCCTATCATCTCACtccaattctttccatccatCAATTACCTATGATATTGATGTTGGTAATGCCGTTTCTTCATTCTGTCATTTACTCCATTTACATCATACTCCACACATTCTCCAATTCAACAAAATTTTAACTTCAGTTGTTAAGATGAATCATTACCAAACTGCTATTTCCCTTTTTCGACATATCGAAATTAAGGGAATTGTTCCAAGTATTGTTACACTTGGTATTGTTATCAATTGTTATTGTCATCTAGGTCAAATGAATCTTGCATTTTCTGTATTGGGAAAGATTCTCAAAATGGGTTATAAACCCGATACCATAACCTTGAATACACTTGTTAAAGGTATGTGTCTTAAAGGTGAAGTTCGTAAAGCACTTCATTTTCATGATAAAGTTGTTGCACAGGGGTTTCATTTGGATCAATTTAGTTATGGGATCTTGATTAATGGATTGTGTAAAATGGGAGAAATAAGCGCGGCTATGGAGTTGTTGAGACGGATTCAAGGAAAATTGGTAAGGCCGGATGTGGTAATGTATAGTACGATTATAGATAGCTTATGTAAAGATAAACGTGTAATTGATGCTTATGATTTATATTCTGAAATGATTGGGGAGGGGATTTTACCTAATGATGTCACTTACAATGCTTTAATATATGGTTATTGCATGGTTGGTCAATTTAAAGAAGCAATTGGTATGATTGATGAaatggtgttgaaaaatattaaacCAAATATTTATACTTTTAGTATATTGATTGATGCTTTATGTAAAGAAGGAAAGATGAAAGAAGCTAAAAATGTATTAGCTGTGATGGTGAAACAAAGAGTGGAAATAGATGTTGTTACGTATACTTCACTAATGGATGGGTATGTCCTAGTTAATGAAGTCAATAAAGCCAAAGTTATATTCAACACTATGGCCCAGAGAGGAGTGGTGCCCAATGTTTATTGCTATAGTGTCATGATCAATGGGCTATGTAAGATTAAAATGATAGATGAAGCCATGAATCTCTTCAAAGAAATGCAAAGCAAGAATATTGTTCCTAGTACGATAACTTACAGTActcttattgatggtttgtgtaAATCAGGGAGAATCTCTCGTGCTTGGAAGCTTCTTGATGAAATGCATGATAGAGGTCAACCTGCCAATGTAATCACTTACCATTCCTTAATGCAGGCTTTATGTAAACACCATCATGTTGACAAGGTTATTGCAttgattaagaaaattaaagacCAAGGCATTCAACCAGATATGTACACATACAATATGCTTATTGATGGACTATGCAAAGAAGGAAGACTCAAGGACGCACAG AGGGCTTGTTTGATGAAGCTTTTGCCATGCTGCAAAAAATGGAAGACAATGGTTGCATTCCTGATGTGGTAA